A genomic region of Caenorhabditis elegans chromosome V contains the following coding sequences:
- the ttr-23 gene encoding TransThyretin-Related family domain (Confirmed by transcript evidence) — protein MIRILFFALFLTSANAIFNLIGSDQYVTVTGRLICDGQPASDVLVKLYEDGTIYDTKLDSTRTSYDGTFRVSGHYTKVFDMDPKVNIYHSCNHYGMCDKKLRIDIPHYAINSGQNFGVDNYDIGTLNLADQFSGETTDCIH, from the exons ATGATTCGaatcttattttttgctttattcTTAACTTCTGCAAATGCTATTTTTAATCTGATAGGAAGTGATCAGTATGTGACCGTGACAGGGAGATTGATTTGTGATGGACAGCCGGCATCAGATGTTCTTGTGAAATTGTATGAAGATGGAACGA tttacGACACAAAGCTCGACTCAACAAGAACCAGTTACGATGGAACATTCAGAGTCTCTGGACATtatacaaaagtttttgatatgGATCCGAAAGTGAATATTTATCATAGCTGCAATCATTACGGT ATGTGTGACAAAAAGTTGAGAATTGATATTCCACACTACGCAATCAACTCTGGTCAAAACTTCGGAGTAGACAACTACGACATTGGAACTTTAAACCTGGCGGATCAATTCAGTGGAGAAACTACTGATTGTATTCATTAG